Proteins encoded in a region of the Planococcus shixiaomingii genome:
- the der gene encoding ribosome biogenesis GTPase Der, with product MSKPVVAIVGRPNVGKSTIFNRIVGERVSIVEDIPGVTRDRIYSSADWLTHEFNIIDTGGIDLSDEPFLEQIRQQAEIAMDEADVIIFLVNGRDGVTAQDEQVAKILYRTKKPVILAVNKIDNPDMRHMIYDFYTLGMGEPYPISGSHGLGLGDLLDEVAKSFPQDDDGDYPDDVIKFSLIGRPNVGKSSLVNSFLGEERVIVSEVAGTTRDAVDTQYEYDGQPYVIIDTAGMRKKGKVYESTEKYSVLRALRAIERSDVVLVVLNAEEGIQEQDKKIAGYAHEAGKAVLIIVNKWDAVEKDEKTMNVMTRKIREHFLFLDYAPIMFVSALSGKRVHTVLEVINRVNENHSRRIQSSILNEVIEDAVAMNPAPTDKGRRLRVYYATQVAIQPPTFVVFVNEPELMHFSYERFLQNRIRESFDFEGTPLRLITRART from the coding sequence ATGTCAAAACCGGTAGTAGCAATCGTTGGGCGGCCGAACGTAGGCAAGTCAACGATTTTTAATCGTATAGTTGGGGAACGTGTTTCCATCGTGGAAGATATTCCAGGAGTAACTCGTGACCGTATCTATAGTTCAGCAGATTGGCTGACACATGAATTTAATATTATTGATACAGGCGGTATCGATCTTAGTGATGAACCGTTCCTTGAACAAATTCGCCAGCAGGCGGAAATTGCTATGGATGAAGCGGATGTTATCATTTTCCTGGTTAACGGGCGCGATGGCGTTACAGCGCAAGACGAACAAGTAGCGAAAATTTTATACCGGACGAAAAAACCGGTTATTTTGGCGGTCAACAAAATCGATAACCCGGATATGCGCCATATGATTTACGATTTCTATACATTAGGGATGGGTGAACCTTATCCGATTTCAGGGTCTCACGGCTTAGGCCTGGGGGATTTGTTGGATGAAGTGGCGAAAAGCTTCCCGCAAGACGATGACGGAGATTATCCAGACGACGTTATCAAATTCTCTTTGATTGGCCGTCCTAATGTCGGCAAATCGTCTCTTGTTAACTCTTTCCTTGGTGAAGAGCGGGTAATCGTCAGCGAAGTTGCTGGGACGACCCGCGATGCTGTCGATACCCAATATGAATATGACGGACAGCCGTATGTCATAATTGATACAGCTGGCATGCGCAAAAAAGGAAAAGTCTATGAATCCACAGAAAAATACAGTGTTTTGCGTGCGCTTCGGGCGATTGAACGTTCTGACGTTGTTTTAGTTGTTCTAAATGCTGAAGAAGGCATTCAAGAACAAGACAAAAAAATTGCAGGATATGCCCACGAAGCAGGAAAAGCGGTCCTTATCATCGTCAACAAATGGGATGCCGTTGAAAAAGATGAAAAAACGATGAACGTTATGACTCGCAAAATCCGCGAACACTTCCTGTTCCTTGATTATGCACCAATTATGTTTGTTTCTGCATTAAGCGGGAAACGTGTTCATACAGTGCTTGAAGTCATCAACCGGGTAAACGAAAACCATTCAAGACGGATTCAGTCGAGCATCTTGAACGAAGTAATTGAAGATGCTGTTGCAATGAATCCGGCTCCAACAGATAAAGGCCGGAGATTGCGCGTGTATTATGCAACTCAAGTGGCAATTCAGCCGCCGACTTTTGTTGTCTTTGTCAATGAGCCGGAACTGATGCACTTTAGTTACGAACGATTTTTACAGAACCGGATCCGGGAGAGTTTCGATTTCGAAGGAACCCCGCTCCGTCTGATTACAAGAGCTCGAACTTAA
- a CDS encoding DUF2768 domain-containing protein, with translation MSALDKMWVSFAGIGFLLLSMGLIYLSRYKISNGVLKFLVALIAYILLILGFFITVFTVFSGPTGSA, from the coding sequence ATGAGTGCTTTAGATAAAATGTGGGTTTCTTTTGCGGGGATTGGTTTTTTGCTGCTTTCCATGGGGTTAATTTACTTAAGCAGGTATAAAATATCCAACGGCGTACTGAAATTTCTAGTGGCGTTAATCGCATATATCTTGCTGATTCTTGGATTCTTTATAACAGTGTTCACGGTATTCAGCGGCCCTACCGGCAGCGCGTGA
- a CDS encoding NAD(P)H-dependent glycerol-3-phosphate dehydrogenase has translation MEKISIFGAGSWGTALGYVLAQNKQDLLIWTHRAEQAEEINQHTNNKYLKNARLPENLVATADLAKAVAHADVFVLAVPTKAIREVCTSIRETLDRKVLFVHVSKGIEPDSLKRISEMIREEIPEQWIEDVVVLSGPSHAEEVVQEQPTTVTAACENTASAERVQDMFMNQYFRVYTNTDVIGVELGGALKNIIALAVGITSGLGYGDNAKAALMTRGLAEIARLGVKMGATPLTFSGLTGVGDLIVTCTSVHSRNWRAGNMLGKGKTIDEVLEEMGMVVEGIRTTKAAHQLAQKFDVPMPITDALFSVLFDGVSTAEAVNQLMGRNKKNEMEDLINLL, from the coding sequence ATGGAAAAAATCTCGATTTTTGGTGCAGGGAGCTGGGGGACAGCATTGGGATACGTACTGGCCCAAAACAAGCAAGATCTTTTGATCTGGACCCATCGTGCTGAACAAGCAGAAGAAATCAACCAACACACAAACAACAAATATTTAAAAAATGCTCGGTTGCCTGAGAATTTAGTGGCGACGGCTGATTTGGCGAAAGCAGTGGCGCATGCTGATGTTTTTGTCTTGGCCGTTCCGACTAAAGCCATTCGCGAAGTTTGCACGAGCATCCGGGAAACGCTGGATAGAAAAGTTTTATTTGTCCATGTTTCTAAAGGGATCGAACCGGATTCTTTGAAACGGATCAGTGAAATGATCCGGGAAGAAATTCCGGAACAATGGATTGAAGATGTTGTGGTTTTATCAGGCCCGAGCCATGCAGAAGAAGTGGTGCAGGAACAGCCGACAACGGTCACTGCAGCGTGCGAAAATACCGCCTCAGCAGAACGTGTTCAAGACATGTTCATGAACCAATATTTCCGTGTTTATACAAATACAGATGTTATTGGGGTGGAACTTGGCGGCGCGCTGAAAAACATTATTGCGCTTGCTGTCGGGATTACATCAGGGCTTGGTTATGGAGATAACGCAAAAGCTGCTTTAATGACGCGTGGACTGGCGGAAATCGCCCGTCTGGGTGTTAAGATGGGGGCGACCCCATTAACGTTCTCCGGCCTCACAGGCGTCGGAGATTTGATTGTGACGTGCACAAGTGTTCACTCAAGAAACTGGCGTGCCGGCAACATGCTTGGAAAAGGCAAAACGATCGACGAAGTGCTCGAAGAAATGGGCATGGTAGTTGAAGGAATCCGTACGACAAAAGCGGCTCATCAATTAGCGCAGAAATTTGATGTTCCAATGCCGATTACAGATGCTTTATTCTCTGTTTTGTTTGATGGTGTCTCAACGGCTGAAGCGGTCAATCAGTTAATGGGCCGCAACAAGAAAAACGAAATGGAAGATTTGATTAACTTGCTTTAA
- a CDS encoding HU family DNA-binding protein — translation MNKTELVNSVAEAAELSRKDAAKAVDAAFEAIQNALTQGDKVQLIGFGNFEVRERAARKGRNPQTGAEIEIAASKIPAFKPGKALKDAVK, via the coding sequence ATGAACAAGACAGAATTAGTGAACTCTGTTGCTGAAGCGGCTGAACTTTCTCGTAAAGACGCGGCTAAAGCAGTTGACGCTGCATTTGAAGCAATTCAAAATGCTCTAACACAAGGTGACAAAGTTCAATTAATTGGATTTGGTAACTTTGAAGTACGTGAGCGTGCAGCTCGCAAAGGACGCAACCCGCAAACAGGTGCTGAAATCGAGATCGCTGCAAGCAAAATTCCTGCATTTAAGCCAGGTAAAGCGCTTAAAGACGCAGTGAAGTAA
- the folE gene encoding GTP cyclohydrolase I FolE, producing MELQNVDLEKIEKAVAMILEAVGEDIEREGLLDTPKRVAKMYAEVFSGLQEDPKEFFKTVFHEDHEELVLVKDIPFYSMCEHHLVPFFGKAHVAYIPRDGVVTGLSKLARAVETVAKRPQLQERITSTIADSLMETLNPHGVFVMVEAEHLCMTMRGIKKPGAKTITAVSRGIFEEDAVKRSEIISYIKMD from the coding sequence ATGGAGTTGCAGAACGTAGATTTAGAAAAAATAGAAAAAGCCGTGGCTATGATTTTGGAAGCGGTCGGAGAAGACATCGAACGAGAAGGTTTGTTGGACACACCGAAACGGGTGGCGAAAATGTATGCGGAAGTTTTTTCAGGATTGCAAGAAGATCCGAAGGAATTTTTTAAAACTGTTTTCCACGAAGACCATGAGGAATTGGTGCTGGTAAAAGATATTCCTTTTTACTCAATGTGTGAACATCATTTAGTACCGTTTTTCGGAAAAGCACATGTTGCCTATATTCCGCGTGACGGTGTTGTGACCGGATTAAGCAAATTGGCTCGAGCTGTAGAAACCGTCGCGAAACGTCCTCAGCTTCAAGAACGCATCACTTCGACAATTGCGGATTCTTTAATGGAAACGTTGAACCCGCATGGCGTTTTTGTCATGGTTGAAGCTGAGCACTTATGCATGACAATGCGAGGCATTAAAAAACCAGGTGCTAAAACGATAACAGCCGTCTCCAGAGGCATTTTTGAAGAAGACGCCGTTAAGCGGTCTGAAATTATTTCATATATCAAAATGGATTAA
- the fni gene encoding type 2 isopentenyl-diphosphate Delta-isomerase translates to MDHIQFALSTSKEARTMFDDIRVVHQALPGLGVEDIRLQPETGDLRLKSPVFINAMTGGGGSETEKLNAILARVAKETGMAMAVGSQMAALKDPDERNSYEIVRKENPDGILFANLGSEASVQQAKDAVEMIEANALQIHLNVVQELTMPEGDRDFKGALERIRRIADEVQVPVIVKETGFGISRETAEQLAVASIAAIDVSGFGGTNFASIENERRQRKLAYFQDWGIPTAAAIVEVDSVFGKTILASGGIRSALDMVKAFMLGADAVGLAGAFLRIAMEKGEKELVLEINSLHEDLAMMMIALGAASISDLKHCPAVISGELFHYLTVRGFEPASFANRSKN, encoded by the coding sequence ATGGATCATATACAATTTGCACTATCTACTTCTAAAGAAGCAAGGACGATGTTTGATGATATCCGAGTGGTTCATCAAGCGCTCCCTGGTTTAGGAGTGGAAGATATTCGCCTACAACCTGAAACAGGTGATTTGCGTTTAAAATCACCTGTTTTTATTAATGCCATGACAGGTGGAGGCGGAAGTGAGACTGAAAAGTTGAATGCCATACTTGCACGCGTCGCAAAAGAAACCGGAATGGCGATGGCGGTCGGTTCTCAAATGGCGGCGCTAAAGGATCCGGATGAACGGAATTCTTATGAAATTGTCCGCAAAGAAAATCCGGACGGCATTTTATTCGCAAACCTTGGAAGCGAAGCAAGTGTCCAGCAAGCTAAAGATGCTGTCGAGATGATAGAAGCTAATGCGCTGCAAATTCATCTGAACGTCGTCCAGGAATTGACGATGCCAGAAGGTGACCGCGACTTTAAAGGAGCCCTGGAACGGATAAGGCGGATTGCTGATGAAGTTCAGGTACCGGTAATTGTGAAAGAAACGGGTTTCGGCATTTCCCGTGAAACAGCTGAACAATTAGCGGTTGCAAGTATTGCGGCCATTGACGTCAGCGGATTTGGCGGCACCAATTTCGCTTCGATCGAAAATGAGCGCCGACAAAGAAAACTCGCTTATTTTCAGGATTGGGGAATCCCTACGGCAGCGGCTATTGTAGAAGTCGACAGCGTTTTCGGCAAAACCATTCTCGCTTCAGGCGGCATTCGAAGCGCATTGGACATGGTGAAAGCCTTTATGCTGGGAGCTGATGCTGTCGGCCTTGCAGGTGCCTTTTTAAGGATTGCCATGGAAAAAGGGGAAAAGGAACTGGTCTTGGAAATCAACTCGCTCCATGAAGATCTGGCGATGATGATGATCGCTCTCGGTGCTGCAAGTATTTCTGATTTGAAGCATTGCCCGGCTGTTATTTCCGGTGAATTGTTTCATTATTTAACGGTTCGCGGTTTTGAACCGGCCTCTTTTGCAAATCGCTCGAAAAACTGA